Part of the Salmo salar chromosome ssa10, Ssal_v3.1, whole genome shotgun sequence genome is shown below.
cccTCTTTTGGGGGTCTGCCAAAACCTTTTATTTCTATTCTTGACAAGGAGGAAATGATGTCCCTCTGATCTTTGGAGTTTTACACATGGCAGGCACCATGCATAGCCATCCTATATACTAGTGTACTACAATCTGTTCTCTAGCTAGCTCAGCTGTTTCTTCCAGCAGAGGCCGCTCAAGACCATTCACAAGCACACTCCATTGTGACATGTGTAAACACAATTACGTACACTCGGACATTCCCTGAACTCCTAGGACATGTGCATGTAAACACACACTTGTAGGTGATTATTAAGGGTTCGAGTCAGGTGGGAGTGTACAAGAAACAGGAAAAGTATTGTTTGGAATTATGACAGTGAAAAGCCAAGTCGAGATGAAAATGCGAGGTTCAGGAAAGGGGGTGATCTATCTTaaatgtgtgtgtacttgtgtgtgggtgcctgtgtgcctgtgtgtgtacaaCTGTAAACCATGTGTTTGTGTCTTCTATTTTATGAATACAAGACACATTTAACGGTATAAACAGTAACATTGTCAGTGTCATAACATTCTCTGGATACTGAAGCAGATAATTATGTCCCTATTATATAGATAATGTTACACAAATCATATGGGTGTCTAAAACAATGATAACCGTGATTATGGCAATGTCTTATATTGTGAAGTGATGGATTTTGTCAAAGCCCTGAACCTAAAGCCCTATCTATTCCTTGTCCCCTCTCTGTCTCGTCCCTGTTCTGAAGACTGTACCGAGAGCTCTAAATGCATGGGTTTGTCCCAAATGCATGGTGAGACACTGAGACACATTGTGTGACACCTCTAAACCCTTACCTCTCTGAGGTCCGTCAAGTTTTATTTTAATATATTATGTATGTATGGTTGGACAACTAGCCCTTGAATCCAGTAGGGTCATTAAGAGGTTCAACAATTATTATTTTAGTGTAGTCTTGATTTTACAAACCTCTAGAATCTTAAAAGATGCACTTGAAGACGTGCAAAAGGGACACAGAAAATGCACAGATAAATACAACACACATAAAACCCCTGTAATTTTCTTCTGGTTCACATGGAATGGAATTGACTGTAAATTGTTATATACTTCACAACTGAACACAAACCCCAGAAGACAACCTCTGACCCAACCTACACTGCCTTCACaagccacactcacacacacaatataactcTATGCCAACTGTATACTTTCTCAGGGCCAGTCTCTTGTTGCAGGTCTCTGAGTTGTAATAGTCAGAAGTTAGTCCATGGTCTGAGAAGTCTTAAAGGCTCATTTGAGCTCAGGTCTGAGACAAACTTTTCCTAAATCATTCTTTAACCACTCCCCTATCTAATATTGTTGAAGGTAGCCATAACTTTAGGagtttttgttattgttttttataTATCTACACTCTTCAGCTTTATTCTGTTCTTCATTTTATTATCATCTGTTCTCTCTAACTGTACATTATTAATATTAAAGATGAGAAGGTTATGCTTAAGTGAAATGTTTCCTCTCCTTTTATTAAAGCAGTGGattctcacatacagtacattaaaaCACAATAACGTGCCTGTGCATCTTAACACTCATATCAATTACATATATTACAAAATAGTTATTGCTGCATTCAAAGTGATAAACATGTCACTTTCTTACTGTTAAGTGTTATAGGAAATAGTTCTGAAAGTTTTTATAGTAAAGTGAACATATGCAGTAAAACATGGGGTAAGATGATAACCAAAAGTTTGGTGCCATCCAGTGAGCTACATTAAAACTCTGTCTCTGCTTGTATGTCGAGCATAGAGTAGTTTTCATGGAGCTGGTGAGGCTTGAGTCATGATGAGGTTGTCAGGGATGACTGGAACTCTCAGTGCCTCTACCTGTGGCCACAGCTGCTGGCTACTTGAGCCGGTTGAAGGCTTTCTGTACCCACCGCTCACTCGACTGGAAGCAAATCAATTTCCGCTGGACAGTTTTGACCCTGTAGTAGAGAAATAATGGTACAAAGAAAAGGGTACTATTCAGACGGGTATTCCTTTTATGACTGTTGCAAGTCAGTGAAAGTCACTAGTTCTTTAGTCTTCCATAATTGAGACAATGCAAGGGCCTCAAACTAAGCGTTTGTGCTGTTGGACTCTGGCATCAGTGGAAGAGGAACAAACACTTACACAAATCCTGGTAGGGGGCAGCCAATGTGAGTCTTCTGAATTGAGACAATCTTATTGTAGAGGACTCTCCTTTTGAGGAAGCTGAAACAGCAGGTTTCTGGTGCTGCCTGCAGTCCAAGAGCTGTGTGGGGAGAAGATGGGTCAATTAGAACTTCCTTGTGAAGATTTCCTAGCATAAGCCATGAGGCAATCAACCCAAGATAAGCATGACTATCTTACAGGTATATAATCAAGATCATAAAAGGATAACTTATCCAAGTGCCCCTATCAAGAGGGCATATAAGCACCTACTTGGGTTACATCCTTCTGTTAATGCACAATCCTTCTGAAAATGTAATGAACTTACGGGTAGCATAGGAGTGGAACACTGTCAGCAGCAATAACCCAAGAGCCAAGCAGGTAGTCTTCATGATGGTTTGAGATGTCGAAGGTCTGGCTTTTGCTCTGTTGTTTTCTTGGTTCCTCTGTAGTCTGAGTCCGTAAGAGTTACATCTCCCCATATAAATACTGTCCAGATGCGTAATGGAACTTCCAGAGTTATATTAATATTTCGTTGAAGAGTAGGTGCCATTACAAACTACCATTACAATCTCAAAATGTCCCTACGCCCACATAGCTTGCCAAGTTAACCACTACTGATCAATGGCTGTAGTCTTTATATTCACTTCCTTTTTGAGAGGTAGGGGACTGTAAAGATGATGGTGTGAAGATAAGATTCAATGCAGTGCCACCACAGTACTTACAACTTCTCTCCAGCAAAACTCTGTCATTGGAAAGCTGATGACGAATCTTCACAAGAAGTGGATCAAGCAGGAAGGGGTCAGACTGTATGACAAATATTTTTTCCTCCTACTGTATTTCATCAGCTATTTGAAAACATGCCATAATCAAACAACATCCATTCAGCAGTCCTGGAAGAAGCTGAATCTTCAGATGTGTGACTTTGTATGTTGTCCTCCTGCATTATTTAGTTGTAATAGATCAAATTTGGCTATACAATCACAATTACCACAAGccttaaagcggcaatcagcagttaAAGCAATAACAtggatg
Proteins encoded:
- the LOC106560915 gene encoding C-C motif chemokine 8-like, coding for MGRCNSYGLRLQRNQENNRAKARPSTSQTIMKTTCLALGLLLLTVFHSYATPLGLQAAPETCCFSFLKRRVLYNKIVSIQKTHIGCPLPGFVVKTVQRKLICFQSSERWVQKAFNRLK